A genomic window from Xyrauchen texanus isolate HMW12.3.18 chromosome 15, RBS_HiC_50CHRs, whole genome shotgun sequence includes:
- the prss1 gene encoding trypsin-1 isoform X3: protein MPTQVKSPPTCSVPATWRDAGTPARYCILGLWLCPEEQTRCLYQDAAPIDEDDKIVGGFECTKNGVPYQVSLNSGYHFCGGSLISNLWVVSAAHCYKSRVQVRLGEHNIDVTENTEQFINSAKVIRHPRYNSNNLDNDIMLIKLSQPASLNSYVQTIALPSSCAGAGSNCLISGWGNMSASGSNYPSRLMCLWAPILSDSSCKNAYPGQISSNMFCAGFLEGGKDSCQGDSGGPVVCNNQLQGIVSWGYGCAQRNKPGVYAKVCNFTTWIRDTVNSN from the exons GTATTGTATCCTGGGGCTATGGCTGTGCCCAGAAGAACAAACCAGGTGTCTATACCAAG ACGCCGCTCCTATTGATGAAGATGACAAAATTGTCGGGGGATTTGAGTGTACTAAGAATGGTGTTCCATACCAGGTTTCCCTGAATAGTGGGTATCACTTTTGTGGTGGCTCCCTGATCAGCAACCTCTGGGTCGTGTCTGCTGCTCACTGTTACAAGTC TCGTGTCCAGGTTCGTCTTGGTGAGCATAACATTGATGTTACTGAGAACACGGAGCAGTTCATCAACTCTGCCAAAGTCATCAGGCACCCCCGTTACAACAGCAATAATCTGGACAACGACATCATGCTGATCAAGCTGAGCCAGCCTGCAAGCCTGAACAGTTATGTTCAGACTATCGCTCTGCCTTCAAGCTGTGCTGGAGCTGGTTCCAACTGCCTGATCTCTGGATGGGGCAACATGAGTGCAAGTGGAA GCAACTACCCCAGCCGTCTAATGTGCCTGTGGGCTCCTATCCTGAGTGACAGCTCCTGCAAAAATGCCTACCCAGGTCAGATCTCCTCCAACATGTTCTGTGCTGGTTTCTTGGAGGGCGGCAAGGACTCCTGCCAG GGTGACTCTGGTGGCCCAGTGGTATGTAACAACCAGCTGCAGGGTATTGTGTCTTGGGGTTACGGCTGTGCCCAGAGGAACAAACCTGGTGTCTATGCCAAGGTTTGCAACTTTACCACTTGGATCAGAGACACAGTCAACTCCAATTAG
- the prss1 gene encoding trypsin-1 isoform X4 — MTLSGNMKALILLALFAVTYAAPIDEDDKIVGGFECTKNGVPYQVSLNSGYHFCGGSLISNLWVVSAAHCYKSRVQVRLGEHNIDVTENTEQFINSAKVIRHPRYNSNNLDNDIMLIKLSQPASLNSYVQTIALPSSCAGAGSNCLISGWGNMSASGSNYPSRLMCLWAPILSDSSCKNAYPGQISSNMFCAGFLEGGKDSCQGDSGGPVVCNNQLQGIVSWGYGCAQRNKPGVYAKVCNFTTWIRDTVNSN; from the exons ATGACACTCTCAGGCAACATGAAGGCTCTCATTCTCCTGGCTTTGTTCGCTGTGACCT ACGCCGCTCCTATTGATGAAGATGACAAAATTGTCGGGGGATTTGAGTGTACTAAGAATGGTGTTCCATACCAGGTTTCCCTGAATAGTGGGTATCACTTTTGTGGTGGCTCCCTGATCAGCAACCTCTGGGTCGTGTCTGCTGCTCACTGTTACAAGTC TCGTGTCCAGGTTCGTCTTGGTGAGCATAACATTGATGTTACTGAGAACACGGAGCAGTTCATCAACTCTGCCAAAGTCATCAGGCACCCCCGTTACAACAGCAATAATCTGGACAACGACATCATGCTGATCAAGCTGAGCCAGCCTGCAAGCCTGAACAGTTATGTTCAGACTATCGCTCTGCCTTCAAGCTGTGCTGGAGCTGGTTCCAACTGCCTGATCTCTGGATGGGGCAACATGAGTGCAAGTGGAA GCAACTACCCCAGCCGTCTAATGTGCCTGTGGGCTCCTATCCTGAGTGACAGCTCCTGCAAAAATGCCTACCCAGGTCAGATCTCCTCCAACATGTTCTGTGCTGGTTTCTTGGAGGGCGGCAAGGACTCCTGCCAG GGTGACTCTGGTGGCCCAGTGGTATGTAACAACCAGCTGCAGGGTATTGTGTCTTGGGGTTACGGCTGTGCCCAGAGGAACAAACCTGGTGTCTATGCCAAGGTTTGCAACTTTACCACTTGGATCAGAGACACAGTCAACTCCAATTAG
- the LOC127655935 gene encoding zinc finger protein 761-like codes for MLEGEENMQETNLNEAETNEQTSMKRGMGVLLSKGLASSYQSLEVPDVRPECLPFNLGEKEREKGCCETDVNSFPEQLSTSDFTPVKETVMDAQKCLDVCDVSDSLSSITFNEPKLLPLNAGLDKPQMDADLSIKTDIIITSSQLERDSDSNKGQRLSMEGQKTTLREGDSGKNIHENTADAKVSDIENQGVLHVMHFEALNQNDVALDKASVDDSIEKTPSESSFLTPVSLQVSNSKDNYQKPLSEDNAKENNMEMTTEHQHGYSSFSRGRPRKEKEIIKCEYCGRPFNHSSAYIIHRRVHTGEKPFNCPDCGKAFAQLSNLRSHARVHKCKIRSRKHAHRYQSRALGETVNMSQVIMANKVENNCFSNPITSPKRRRRRGRGNLHTCPICGKVFCYKSVLKIHLRIHSGEKPFSCKVCGKAFTQACTARVHERVHWSTKPFLCSKCGKGFSQIGPLKVHTCEGKIHLHASLKDMELAGVITFKCHICKKCFGTRDEYELHLQGHTETERYKCDRCKQAFSVLSELNAHGKHCLSMRLTKAKASVHYSARRLQPKNSLTVKTYPALSLVKSPPTPRKELSPPKKIKRSPSLLSCPPKVMATFTYEPQRNRFLSQPNKSSYFVSQLNGTDRKADPRKYFCPRCGRIFRHVGRLRAHMLTHARDQGFSCSDCSMTFKNWRKFWIHLRLHRQCRGRFFCQKCGQGFRFVGLYNEHLQQHPELNAHVCPFCPHTFSNAKLLRNHQQEWHGSSMPYICDDCGKGFASAVILKRHRVVHCTNDQLETTYIVDMQPSVCPYECGTCSASFETLELLFHHQFSHNSAEKGPISRKGTNVWKQQHVLEERSHFQLNHSHYLKHSSRDYTASLCDDQTHDSILPFSPSNDAVIPHSSSHVGSMPLHPALQQQKKINTDAQSPTGMLPHLPSGHNSIPHSQTNKLQVVKTSIHDSDKCLTMEGLNNSNQSPSAVTKEKKTGDLVCTECTACFSNLLALHAHYFKHARGDI; via the coding sequence ATGCTTGAAGGAGAGGAGAATATGCAAGAAACCAACTTGAATGAGGCAGAAACCAATGAACAGACTTCGATGAAAAGAGGAATGGGGGTATTACTTTCAAAAGGTCTGGCATCAAGCTACCAGTCACTTGAAGTCCCTGATGTTCGACCTGAGTGCTTGCCATTTAATCTtggtgaaaaagagagagaaaaaggctgCTGTGAAACAGATGTGAATAGTTTTCCAGAACAATTAAGCACTTCTGATTTTACCCCTGTCAAAGAGACTGTCATGGATGCTCAGAAATGTTTGGATGTTTGTGATGTTTCTGATAGTCTTTCCAGCATCACGTTCAATGAGCCAAAATTATTGCCACTTAATGCAGGATTAGATAAACCACAAATGGATGCAGATCTGTCTATTAAGACTGATATAATCATCACAAGTAGTCAGTTAGAAAGAGACTCTGACAGTAATAAAGGCCAGCGATTATCTATGGAAGGTCAGAAGACCACATTAAGAGAGGGAGATTCTGGCAAAAACATCCATGAAAATACTGCAGATGCAAAAGTTTCTGACATTGAAAATCAAGGAGTATTACATGTCATGCACTTTGAAGCATTAAATCAAAATGATGTAGCATTGGATAAGGCCAGTGTAGATGATTCAATTGAGAAAACACCCTCAGAGAGTTCATTCCTTACACCTGTATCTTTGCAAGTGTCTAACTCAAAGGACAATTACCAGAAACCTTTGAGTGAAGACAATGCTAAGGAAAACAATATGGAGATGACAACAGAACATCAACATGGATATTCTTCCTTTTCTCGTGGACGTCCACGCAAAGAAAAAGAGATCATCAAGTGTGAATACTGTGGCCGCCCATTCAATCATTCCTCAGCATACATCATTCATCGGCGCGTTCACACTGGTGAGAAGCCCTTTAATTGCCCGGATTGTGGTAAAGCTTTTGCTCAGCTCTCCAACCTTCGATCTCACGCTAGAGTCCATAAATGCAAAATTCGGAGTCGGAAACATGCACACAGATACCAAAGTAGAGCCTTGGGGGAAACTGTAAACATGAGCCAAGTAATTATGGCTAACAAAGTGGAAAATAACTGTTTTAGTAATCCAATTACTTCTCCTAAAAGGAGGagaaggagagggagagggaaTCTTCATACTTGTCCGATCTGTGGCAAAGTCTTTTGTTACAAATCCGTCCTTAAGATCCATCTCCGGATTCACAGTGGAGAAAAGCCATTCTCATGTAAAGTTTGCGGCAAAGCATTTACACAGGCATGTACTGCCCGTGTCCATGAGAGAGTGCACTGGTCCACAAAGCCTTTTCTGTGTTCAAAATGTGGAAAGGGATTTTCACAGATTGGACCCTTAAAAGTACACACCTGTGAAGGTAAAATACACCTACATGCATCCTTAAAAGATATGGAATTGGCTGGTGTTATAACATTCAAATGTCACATTTGCAAAAAGTGCTTTGGCACCAGAGATGAGTATGAATTACATCTGCAAGGACACACAGAGACTGAGCGTTACAAGTGTGACCGTTGCAAGCAGGCGTTCAGTGTTCTCTCTGAGCTAAATGCACATGGCAAGCATTGCTTGTCCATGCGGCTTACAAAAGCAAAAGCTTCTGTTCACTATTCTGCTCGCAGATTACAGCCCAAAAACTCTCTGACAGTAAAAACATATCCTGCGCTTTCTCTTGTAAAATCCCCCCCAACTCCCCGAAAAGAGCTTTCCCCACCAAAGAAGATCAAACGATCCCCCTCTTTACTTTCTTGCCCTCCAAAGGTTATGGCAACCTTCACTTATGAGCCACAGAGGAACCGCTTTCTCAGTCAGCCAAACAAATCTAGCTATTTTGTATCTCAGTTGAACGGTACAGACCGGAAAGCAGACCCAAGAAAGTACTTCTGTCCACGATGTGGGAGAATATTTCGGCATGTAGGACGACTGAGAGCCCATATGCTTACTCATGCACGAGATCAAGGCTTCTCCTGCAGTGATTGTAGCATGACTTTTAAAAACTGGAGAAAATTTTGGATTCATCTGCGGCTACATAGACAGTGCAGAGGGCGCTTTTTTTGTCAAAAGTGTGGTCAAGGGTTTCGATTTGTGGGCTTGTACAATGAACATTTGCAACAGCATCCAGAACTTAATGCACATGTTTGTCCATTCTGTCCTCACACCTTCTCAAATGCAAAACTTTTGAGGAATCACCAGCAAGAATGGCACGGGTCAAGTATGCCCTACATTTGTGATGATTGTGGAAAAGGTTTTGCAAGTGCGGTTATTCTTAAGCGACATAGAGTTGTTCACTGTACAAACGATCAGTTGGAGACAACTTACATAGTTGATATGCAGCCCAGTGTATGTCCCTATGAATGTGGTACATGCAGTGCCAGTTTTGAGACCCTGGAATTGCTTTTCCACCATCAGTTCTCCCACAATTCTGCAGAGAAAGGACCAATATCAAGAAAAGGCACAAATGTTTGGAAGCAGCAACATGTACTGGAGGAGCGTTCTCACTTCCAGTTAAATCACTCTCACTACCTCAAACATAGTAGCCGTGACTATACAGCCAGCCTATGTGATGATCAGACACATGATAGCATTCTCCCATTCTCCCCTTCAAACGATGCAGTAATACCTCATTCTTCATCACACGTTGGTTCCATGCCTTTACATCCAGCACTACAGcagcagaaaaaaataaacacagatgCCCAAAGCCCCACTGGGATGTTGCCTCATCTGCCATCAGGTCACAATTCCATTCCTCATTCTCAAACTAATAAGTTACAAGTGGTTAAAACGTCAATACATGATAGTGACAAATGTCTAACAATGGAAGGATTAAATAACTCAAACCAATCACCATCCGCAGTAACGAAAGAGAAGAAAACTGGTGACTTAGTTTGCACAGAATGTACTGCATGTTTTTCCAACCTTCTTGCATTGCATGCACATTACTTCAAACATGCCAGAGGAGACATATGA
- the prss1 gene encoding trypsin-1 isoform X2, with product MTLSGNMKALILLALFAVTYAAPIDEDDKIVGGFECTKNGVPYQVSLNSGYHFCGGSLISNLWVVSAAHCYKSRVQVRLGEHNIDVTENTEQFINSAKVIRHPRYNSNNLDNDIMLIKLSQPASLNSYVQTIALPSSCAGAGSNCLISGWGNMSASGSNYPSRLMCLWAPILSDSSCKNAYPGQISSNMFCAGFLEGGKDSCQVRSLLVSHFDITQTYHLSEGLFLLFIAILELSETLVSCRVTLVAQWYVTTSCRVLCLGVTAVPRGTNLVSMPRFATLPLGSETQSTPIRL from the exons ATGACACTCTCAGGCAACATGAAGGCTCTCATTCTCCTGGCTTTGTTCGCTGTGACCT ACGCCGCTCCTATTGATGAAGATGACAAAATTGTCGGGGGATTTGAGTGTACTAAGAATGGTGTTCCATACCAGGTTTCCCTGAATAGTGGGTATCACTTTTGTGGTGGCTCCCTGATCAGCAACCTCTGGGTCGTGTCTGCTGCTCACTGTTACAAGTC TCGTGTCCAGGTTCGTCTTGGTGAGCATAACATTGATGTTACTGAGAACACGGAGCAGTTCATCAACTCTGCCAAAGTCATCAGGCACCCCCGTTACAACAGCAATAATCTGGACAACGACATCATGCTGATCAAGCTGAGCCAGCCTGCAAGCCTGAACAGTTATGTTCAGACTATCGCTCTGCCTTCAAGCTGTGCTGGAGCTGGTTCCAACTGCCTGATCTCTGGATGGGGCAACATGAGTGCAAGTGGAA GCAACTACCCCAGCCGTCTAATGTGCCTGTGGGCTCCTATCCTGAGTGACAGCTCCTGCAAAAATGCCTACCCAGGTCAGATCTCCTCCAACATGTTCTGTGCTGGTTTCTTGGAGGGCGGCAAGGACTCCTGCCAGGTAAGATCTCTATTAGTTTCACATTTCGATATCACTCAAACTTATCACTTGTCAGAGGGGCTGTTCCTTTTGTTTATAGCAATCCTTGAGCTATCTGAAACACTTGTATCTTGCAGGGTGACTCTGGTGGCCCAGTGGTATGTAACAACCAGCTGCAGGGTATTGTGTCTTGGGGTTACGGCTGTGCCCAGAGGAACAAACCTGGTGTCTATGCCAAGGTTTGCAACTTTACCACTTGGATCAGAGACACAGTCAACTCCAATTAGGCTCTGA
- the prss1 gene encoding trypsin-1 isoform X1, with amino-acid sequence MPTQVKSPPTCSVPATWRDAGTPARYCILGLWLCPEEQTRCLYQDAAPIDEDDKIVGGFECTKNGVPYQVSLNSGYHFCGGSLISNLWVVSAAHCYKSRVQVRLGEHNIDVTENTEQFINSAKVIRHPRYNSNNLDNDIMLIKLSQPASLNSYVQTIALPSSCAGAGSNCLISGWGNMSASGSNYPSRLMCLWAPILSDSSCKNAYPGQISSNMFCAGFLEGGKDSCQVRSLLVSHFDITQTYHLSEGLFLLFIAILELSETLVSCRVTLVAQWYVTTSCRVLCLGVTAVPRGTNLVSMPRFATLPLGSETQSTPIRL; translated from the exons GTATTGTATCCTGGGGCTATGGCTGTGCCCAGAAGAACAAACCAGGTGTCTATACCAAG ACGCCGCTCCTATTGATGAAGATGACAAAATTGTCGGGGGATTTGAGTGTACTAAGAATGGTGTTCCATACCAGGTTTCCCTGAATAGTGGGTATCACTTTTGTGGTGGCTCCCTGATCAGCAACCTCTGGGTCGTGTCTGCTGCTCACTGTTACAAGTC TCGTGTCCAGGTTCGTCTTGGTGAGCATAACATTGATGTTACTGAGAACACGGAGCAGTTCATCAACTCTGCCAAAGTCATCAGGCACCCCCGTTACAACAGCAATAATCTGGACAACGACATCATGCTGATCAAGCTGAGCCAGCCTGCAAGCCTGAACAGTTATGTTCAGACTATCGCTCTGCCTTCAAGCTGTGCTGGAGCTGGTTCCAACTGCCTGATCTCTGGATGGGGCAACATGAGTGCAAGTGGAA GCAACTACCCCAGCCGTCTAATGTGCCTGTGGGCTCCTATCCTGAGTGACAGCTCCTGCAAAAATGCCTACCCAGGTCAGATCTCCTCCAACATGTTCTGTGCTGGTTTCTTGGAGGGCGGCAAGGACTCCTGCCAGGTAAGATCTCTATTAGTTTCACATTTCGATATCACTCAAACTTATCACTTGTCAGAGGGGCTGTTCCTTTTGTTTATAGCAATCCTTGAGCTATCTGAAACACTTGTATCTTGCAGGGTGACTCTGGTGGCCCAGTGGTATGTAACAACCAGCTGCAGGGTATTGTGTCTTGGGGTTACGGCTGTGCCCAGAGGAACAAACCTGGTGTCTATGCCAAGGTTTGCAACTTTACCACTTGGATCAGAGACACAGTCAACTCCAATTAGGCTCTGA